The proteins below are encoded in one region of Silene latifolia isolate original U9 population chromosome 2, ASM4854445v1, whole genome shotgun sequence:
- the LOC141643270 gene encoding putative 12-oxophytodienoate reductase 11 — MEANSAAIPLLTPYQMGNFHLSHRVVLAPLGRLRSYGFVAQPHAILYYSQRATDGGFLISEAGGVSDTAQGYPSTPGIWTKDQVHAWKPIVDAVHAKGAIFFCQIWHGGRASNQDFQPNGQAPISCTNKSITPQLQSNDTDVKQFSTPRRLTKDEIPSVVNDFRLAARNAIEAGFDGVEIHGAHGYLIDQFMKDQVNDRTDEYGGSLENRCRFALEVVEAVVNEVGADRVGFRISPYANYMESGDSNPEALALYMAKSLSNRGILYCHAVEPRMVTFVKKSECPHNLLPMRKAFNGTFIVAGGYDRQEGNRVIAEGYTDLVAYGRVFLANPDLPRRFELDAPLNKYNRETFYIPDPVVGYTDYPFLEATT; from the exons ATGGAAGCAAACTCAGCAGCGATCCCTCTGTTGACTCCTTACCAAATGGGCAACTTCCATCTGTCTCATAG AGTTGTTTTAGCTCCATTGGGACGGCTGCGATCTTATGGGTTTGTAGCTCAACCGCATGCCATACTATATTACTCCCAACGTGCTACAGATGGGGGTTTTCTAATATCAGAAGCAGGTGGTGTTTCTGATACAGCTCAAGG GTATCCAAGTACACCTGGTATTTGGACTAAAGACCAGGTTCATGCCTGGAAACCTATTGTTGATGCCGTCCATGCAAAAGGTGCCATATTCTTTTGTCAAATCTGGCACGGTGGACGCGCTTCAAATCAAG ATTTTCAGCCAAATGGGCAAGCTCCAATCTCTTGCACTAATAAATCCATAACACCTCAACTTCAGTCCAATGACACAGATGTGAAGCAATTCTCAACCCCAAGGCGGCTTACAAAAGATGAGATACCATCAGTTGTCAATGATTTCAGACTTGCTGCTAGGAACGCCATTGAAGCTG GTTTTGATGGTGTTGAAATACATGGAGCTCATGGCTACCTCATTGACCAGTTTATGAAAGACCAAGTGAATGATCGAACAGACGAGTATGGTGGATCCCTGGAGAACCGCTGCAGATTTGCTCTAGAAGTAGTTGAAGCTGTTGTGAATGAGGTTGGTGCAGATAGAGTTGGGTTTCGCAtctctccctatgccaattataTGGAATCAGGAGACTCAAACCCTGAAGCTCTAGCCCTGTACATGGCCAAATCCTTGAGTAATCGCGGAATTTTATATTGTCATGCTGTTGAACCAAGGATGGTAACATTTGTAAAAAAGAGCGAATGCCCCCATAATCTATTGCCCATGAGGAAGGCCTTCAATGGTACTTTCATTGTCGCTGGAGGGTATGATAGACAAGAGGGAAATCGTGTTATTGCTGAAGGGTACACAGATTTGGTGGCGTATGGTCGTGTGTTTTTGGCCAACCCGGATCTGCCTAGAAGATTTGAGCTTGATGCTCCTCTGAACAAGTACAACAGAGAAACCTTCTACATTCCGGATCCTGTTGTTGGGTACACTGATTACCCGTTCCTTGAAGCCACCACGTAG
- the LOC141643269 gene encoding putative protein phosphatase 2C 12, which yields MSSRGDHQTVPLSVLLRREQNSEKVENPEIVYGQFNQSKKGEDFTFVKTECQRIVGDGVTTFSVFGLLDGHNGTAAAIYAKEHLLSNVLNAIPSDLNRDDWVAALPRALVAGFVKTDKDFLAKGQASGTTITFVIIEGWFVTVASVGDSQCVFESPEGDVYCLSADHRLETNEEERERVTASGGEVGRLNTGGGTEIGPLRCWPGGLCLSRSVGDRDVGEFIVPVPYVKQVRLSSAGGRLIISSDGVWDMLSFEAAVDCCRGMSPEAAAAHIVKEAVQIKGLRDDTTCIVVDILPPEKNLPALPPQKKAGKGVFKSIFRKKATDSTSRPDREYIEPDVVEEMFEEGSANLSERLDTKYPLCNMFKLFMCAICQVEIKPGEGISIHSGSSNRKTRPWDGPFLCHGCQEKREAMEGKRPSGDKYSSGSD from the exons ATGTCGTCTCGAGGCGATCACCAAACAGTTCCGTTATCGGTTTTGTTACGGCGGGAGCAAAACAGTGAAAAAGTTGAAAATCCAGAAATTGTTTACGGTCAATTCAATCAAAGTAAAAAAGGCGAAGATTTCACCTTCGTCAAGACCGAATGTCAACGCATTGTCGGCGATGGCGTCACCACTTTTTCCGTTTTCGGC TTACTAGACGGACATAATGGAACGGCGGCCGCAATTTATGCGAAGGAACATCTGTTGAGCAATGTGTTGAATGCTATACCTTCTGATCTTAACAGAGATGATTGGGTGGCCGCGTTGCCGAGGGCCTTGGTTGCTGGATTTGTCAAAACTGATAAGGATTTCTTGGCGAAAG GTCAAGCATCAGGAACGACCATAACGTTTGTGATCATTGAAGGTTGGTTTGTGACTGTGGCGTCAGTGGGGGATTCACAATGCGTATTTGAATCACCTGAGGGcgatgtatattgtttatcagcTGATCATAGGCTTGAGACTAATGAGGAAGA AAGAGAACGTGTCACAGCCAGTGGTGGCGAGGTTGGCCGTCTTAATACTGGTGGAGGGACAGAG ATTGGTCCCCTAAGATGTTGGCCTGGTGGCCTGTGCCTATCACGCTCTGTAGGAGATAGGGATGTTGGCGAGTTTATTGTGCCGGTTCCTTACGTTAAACAAGTCAGG TTGTCAAGTGCAGGTGGCAGGCTTATTATCTCCAGCGACGGAGTTTGGGATATGTTAAGTTTTGAAGCTGCAGTTGATTGTTGTCGTGGGATGTCACCAGAAGCTGCCGCTGCTCATATCGTTAAA GAAGCAGTGCAGATAAAGGGTCTCAGAGATGATACAACCTGTATCGTAGTTGACATTCTTCCGCCTGAGAAAAATCTTCCCGCCCTGCCTCCACAGAAAAAGGCCGGAAAAGGAGTGTTTAAGTCTATCTTCCGAAAGAAAGCTACAGACTCAACTTCTCGCCCTGACAGAGAGTATATTGAGCCAGATGTGGTCGAAGAGATGTTTGAAGAGGGATCTGCAAATCTTTCAGAGAG ATTGGACACCAAATACCCGCTATGTAATATGTTCAAGTTGTTTATGTGTGCCATTTGCCAAGTGGAAATCAAACCTGGAGAAGGTATTTCAATACACTCTGGCTCTTCTAATCGTAAAACCCGCCCCTGGGATGGCCCTTTCTTGTGCCATGGGTGTCAAGAGAAAAGAGAAGCGATGGAAGGAAAAAGACCGTCAGGAG ATAAATATAGCAGCGGAAGCGACTAG
- the LOC141643272 gene encoding uncharacterized protein LOC141643272, whose translation MSLITYYEIKRQCRKLKKLVSFLRRDFNSSKCKTWARMTIARIKLLRNKREALLRQMRRDVALLLQSRQDATARIRVEHVIREQNMMAANEILELFCERLVTRLSIIAKQRECPTDLKEGISSLIFAGPRCSDIPELLAIRDIFLSKYGKDFVSAATDLRPDSGVNRLLVEKLSALNPPGELKLKVMKEIAKEYQVEWDTTDTEAELLKPPEKRLDGPRTFVSAGSLPLDAVAAPLQTEAHKPTARLSDGDNETDASYKDVASAAKAAADSAKTAVAAAKAAAQLSQSVNGPNLGQHADTRHAACRRVHSDIMFDDSDSDQETDMEQPTGGMPPTVDSSNSIRPKLPDYDTIAARFEQLKFSKT comes from the exons ATGTCGCTAATTACATACTACGAAATAAAAAGGCAATGTCGGAAGCTGAAGAAGTTGGTGTCGTTTCTTCGACGCGATTTTAACTCGTCAAAGTGTAAGACATGGGCTCGTATGACTATTGCAAGGATTAAATTGTTGCGGAATAAACGGGAGGCTTTGCTGAGACAGATGAGACGTGATGTTGCTTTGCTACTTCAGTCTCGTCAGGACGCTACTGCTCGTATTCGG GTTGAGCATGTGATAAGGGAGCAGAATATGATGGCTGCAAATGAAATCCTGGAGCTCTTCTGTGAGCGTCTTGTTACTAGACTCTCTATTATTGCCAAGCAAAG GGAATGTCCGACTGATCTGAAAGAAGGTATCTCAAGTTTAATCTTTGCTGGTCCAAGATGCTCTGATATCCCTGAATTGCTCGCTATACGCGATATCTTTCTCAGTAAATATGGAAAAGATTTTGTGTCTGCTGCCACTGATCTACGCCCTGACAGCGGTGTCAATCGCTTG CTCGTGGAAAAGCTCTCAGCTCTTAATCCTCCTGGGGAGTTGAAGCTCAAAGTCATGAAGGAAATAGCCAAGGAATATCAGGTTGAATGGGACACTACCGATACTGAAGCCGAGTTACTCAAACCTCCGGAGAAGCGCCTG GATGGACCACGGACTTTTGTGAGTGCTGGAAGTCTGCCTTTGGATGCTGTTGCAGCTCCTCTTCAAACTGAAGCTCATAAACCAACAGCCAG ATTATCAGATGGAGATAACGAGACTGATGCGAGCTATAAAGATGTGGCATCAGCTGCAAAAGCAGCTGCAGATTCTGCCAAAACTGCTGTTGCTGCTGCAAAAGCTGCAGCACAACTTTCTCAAAGTGTAAACGGGCCAAATCTTGGCCAACATGCGGACACTAGGCATGCTGCCTGTCGTCGTGTTCATAgtgatattatgtttgatgattCAGATAGCGACCAAGAGACTGATATGGAACAACCTACTGGTGGTATGCCTCCAACTGTTGACTCGTCAAATTCCATTCGCCCCAAGTTGCCAGATTATGATACTATTGCTGCTCGTTTTGAACAGCTCAAGTTCAGCAAAACATAA